One Festucalex cinctus isolate MCC-2025b chromosome 1, RoL_Fcin_1.0, whole genome shotgun sequence genomic region harbors:
- the nme3 gene encoding nucleoside diphosphate kinase 3, giving the protein MICFVLSLFSQIFQSGWTGVNERTFIAIKPDAVHRKLVGEIVQRFERKGFKLVAIKLVQASEDLLLDHYWDLRNKPFFNGLIHYMKSGPVVAMVWQGLDVVKTARKMLGETNPAESLPGTIRGDFCVDVGRNVIHSSDSVASAQKEVSLWFKQQELQLWERNSTPWIY; this is encoded by the exons ATGATATGCTTCGTTCTCTCTTTGTTTTCGCAAATCTTCCAGTCAG GCTGGACAGGTGTGAACGAGCGCACCTTTATTGCTATAAAGCCAGACGCTGTGCACCGAAAACTGGTGGGTGAAATTGTGCAGCGTTTTGAGAGGAAAGGCTTCAAACTGGTGGCAATCAAACTTGTGCAG GCGTCAGAGGATCTTCTTTTGGACCACTACTGGGATCTGAGGAACAAACCTTTCTTCAATGGATTGATTCACTACATGAAGTCTGGTCCAGTGGTTGCCATG GTGTGGCAGGGTCTCGATGTGGTCAAAACGGCACGCAAAATGTTGGGTGAGACCAACCCGGCTGAGTCTCTCCCGGGGACCATTCGCGGAGACTTCTGCGTGGATGTGGGAAG GAACGTGATCCACAGCAGTGACTCTGTTGCAAGCGCCCAGAAGGAAGTCTCCTTATGGTTCAAGCAGCAGGAGCTGCAGCTGTGGGAGCGCAACAGCACGCCCTGGATCTACTGA
- the mrps34 gene encoding small ribosomal subunit protein mS34 has protein sequence MVKKKRIRLIAEMARKIRAYRELKNRPRDSQKYALDYDTMKRPHTGKMLPVLAWQDVRRESRLFSLLAGMRMFGIGRVFTRKSWLEDHTEPSYWQITKVKVDYTAENMDHGKAWGILTYKGKEEKEVKEVDKVMYHDWRLVPKHMEEQFKDFVPIPEPPVRYVPYPPLLRAMKLALHKQTEGAILAEEPLLPLEREVVFSKEYFRSQDQGKKVTQETAV, from the exons ATGGTGAAGAAAAAGCGGATTCGTCTCATAGCAGAGATGGCTCGGAAGATCCGCGCCTACCGGGAGCTGAAGAACCGACCTCGGGACTCGCAGAAGTACGCGCTCGACTACGACACCATGAAGCGGCCTCACACCGGGAAGATGCTGCCCGTGCTTGCTTGGCAGGATGTCCGTCGCGAAAGCCGCTTGTTCTCTCTGCTGGCCGGTATGCGGATGTTCGGAATAGGACGCGTCTTCACTCGCAAGTCGTGGCTGGAGGACCACACGGAGCCAAGTTACTGGCAGATCACCAAAGTCAAGGTGGACTACACAGCTGAG aaCATGGATCATGGAAAAGCTTGGGGAATTCTCACCTATAAAG GAAAAGAGGAGAAAGAGGTCAAAGAAGTCGACAAAGTGATGTACCACGACTGGCGCCTCGTTCCCAAGCACATGGAGGAGCAATTCAAGGACTTTGTGCCCATTCCTGAGCCTCCCGTGCGCTACGTGCCTTATCCTCCGCTGCTGCGCGCCATGAAGCTGGCGCTACACAAGCAAACGGAAGGTGCCATTCTAGCAGAGGAGCCTCTTCTGCCTTTAGAAAGGGAAGTGGTGTTCTCCAAAGAATATTTCCGCAGTCAAGACCAAGGGAAGAAGGTGACACAGGAGACAGCTGTGTGA
- the spsb3a gene encoding SPRY domain-containing SOCS box protein 3a isoform X1 yields the protein MSGRGRNSRAWRYVWGGIRRDADARALVLASESDGWGYERLEYSDSDSEADYSAVIVPPVPSAVPVTGESYCGCDYQVDTIHHRRGFYQVKDCHCGEDDQEFDWVWDVGSRSTATLLSCDNREVNFHSEYSCGTAAIRGSKELAEGQHFWEIKMTSPVYGTDMMIGIGTSDVNLDKYRHSFCSLLGKDVDSWGLSYTGLLHHKGDKMNFSSRFGQGSIIGVHLDTWHGTLTFFKNRKCIGIAATDLQNKRFYPMACSTAAKSSMKVIRSCSAPTSLLYLCCARLRQLLPDCIDTLDALPLPPGLRHLLHNKLGWLLNLHGGAADETADVPERSPRSAAPPSAGPSSSESDSEGCTSDPEACQRKRCRWT from the exons ATGTCAGGGCGAGGCAGGAACAGCCGCGCGTGGCGATACGTCTGGGGTGGGATACGGCGAGATGCTGATGCAAGAGCGCTTGTCTTGGCCTCTGAAAGTGACGGATGGGGCTATGAGCGCCTGGAG TACAGCGATTCTGATTCGGAGGCCGACTACTCGGCGGTGATAGTCCCTCCGGTGCCCAGCGCCGTGCCCGTGACCGGAGAGTCTTACTGTGGCTGTGACTACCAGGTTGACACCATCCATCATCGGAGAGGTTTTTACCAAGTCAAAGACTGTCACTGCGGAGAGGATGATCAAG AATTTGACTGGGTTTGGGATGTCGGCAGCCGATCAACTGCAACATTACTCAGCTGTGACAATCGGGAAGTCAACTTTCACTCAGAGTACAGTTGCGGCACGGCTGCAATCCGCGGTTCCAAGGAGCTGGCAGAAGGGCAACACTTTTGGGAAATCAAGATGACGTCCCCCGTTTATGGAACAGACATG ATGATTGGAATCGGTACTTCTGATGTCAACCTTGACAAATACAGGCATTCGTTCTGCAGCCTTTTGGGAAAAGATGTGGACAGCTGGGGTCTGTCTTACACTG GATTGTTGCATCATAAAGGAGACAAGATGAACTTTTCCTCTCGGTTTGGCCAGGGCTCCATCATTGGGGTTCATCTGGACACGTGGCACGGCACACTTACATTCTTTAAGAATCGCAAATGCATAG GTATTGCTGCCACAGATCTGCAGAACAAGCGGTTTTACCCCATGGCGTGCTCCACGGCAGCCAAAAGCAGCATGAAGGTGATCCGATCCTGCTCCGCGCCCACCTCCCTTTTGTACCTGTGCTGCGCCCGCCTCCGCCAGCTCCTGCCCGACTGCATTGACACCCTGGACGCGCTGCCCCTGCCGCCGGGGCTTCGCCACCTGCTGCACAACAAACTGGGCTGGCTGCTCAATCTCCACGGCGGGGCGGCAGACGAAACGGCAGACGTGCCCGAACGTTCCCCGCGCTCGGCTGCCCCCCCCTCGGCCGGCCCGTCGTCTTCCGAGAGCGACTCGGAGGGTTGTACGTCCGACCCCGAGGCCTGCCAGAGGAAGAGGTGCCGCTGGACTTGA
- the spsb3a gene encoding SPRY domain-containing SOCS box protein 3a isoform X2 codes for MLMQERLSWPLKVTDGAMSAWSDSDSEADYSAVIVPPVPSAVPVTGESYCGCDYQVDTIHHRRGFYQVKDCHCGEDDQEFDWVWDVGSRSTATLLSCDNREVNFHSEYSCGTAAIRGSKELAEGQHFWEIKMTSPVYGTDMMIGIGTSDVNLDKYRHSFCSLLGKDVDSWGLSYTGLLHHKGDKMNFSSRFGQGSIIGVHLDTWHGTLTFFKNRKCIGIAATDLQNKRFYPMACSTAAKSSMKVIRSCSAPTSLLYLCCARLRQLLPDCIDTLDALPLPPGLRHLLHNKLGWLLNLHGGAADETADVPERSPRSAAPPSAGPSSSESDSEGCTSDPEACQRKRCRWT; via the exons ATGCTGATGCAAGAGCGCTTGTCTTGGCCTCTGAAAGTGACGGATGGGGCTATGAGCGCCTGGAG CGATTCTGATTCGGAGGCCGACTACTCGGCGGTGATAGTCCCTCCGGTGCCCAGCGCCGTGCCCGTGACCGGAGAGTCTTACTGTGGCTGTGACTACCAGGTTGACACCATCCATCATCGGAGAGGTTTTTACCAAGTCAAAGACTGTCACTGCGGAGAGGATGATCAAG AATTTGACTGGGTTTGGGATGTCGGCAGCCGATCAACTGCAACATTACTCAGCTGTGACAATCGGGAAGTCAACTTTCACTCAGAGTACAGTTGCGGCACGGCTGCAATCCGCGGTTCCAAGGAGCTGGCAGAAGGGCAACACTTTTGGGAAATCAAGATGACGTCCCCCGTTTATGGAACAGACATG ATGATTGGAATCGGTACTTCTGATGTCAACCTTGACAAATACAGGCATTCGTTCTGCAGCCTTTTGGGAAAAGATGTGGACAGCTGGGGTCTGTCTTACACTG GATTGTTGCATCATAAAGGAGACAAGATGAACTTTTCCTCTCGGTTTGGCCAGGGCTCCATCATTGGGGTTCATCTGGACACGTGGCACGGCACACTTACATTCTTTAAGAATCGCAAATGCATAG GTATTGCTGCCACAGATCTGCAGAACAAGCGGTTTTACCCCATGGCGTGCTCCACGGCAGCCAAAAGCAGCATGAAGGTGATCCGATCCTGCTCCGCGCCCACCTCCCTTTTGTACCTGTGCTGCGCCCGCCTCCGCCAGCTCCTGCCCGACTGCATTGACACCCTGGACGCGCTGCCCCTGCCGCCGGGGCTTCGCCACCTGCTGCACAACAAACTGGGCTGGCTGCTCAATCTCCACGGCGGGGCGGCAGACGAAACGGCAGACGTGCCCGAACGTTCCCCGCGCTCGGCTGCCCCCCCCTCGGCCGGCCCGTCGTCTTCCGAGAGCGACTCGGAGGGTTGTACGTCCGACCCCGAGGCCTGCCAGAGGAAGAGGTGCCGCTGGACTTGA
- the atp6v0ca gene encoding ATPase H+ transporting V0 subunit ca, translating to MSSEESPEYSPFFAVMGASAAMVFSALGAAYGTAKSGTGIAAMSVMRPELIMKSIIPVVMAGIIAIYGLVVAVLIANNISERVTLYKSFLHLGAGLSVGLSGLAAGFAIGIVGDAGVRGTAQQPRLFVGMILILIFAEVLGLYGLIVALILSTK from the exons ATGTCATCCGAGGAGAGCCCCGAGTACTCGCCTTTCTTCGCTGTGATGGGAGCCTCTGCGGCCATGGTCTTCAGTG CTCTAGGCGCGGCGTATGGAACAGCGAAGAGCGGCACTGGCATCGCTGCCATGTCCGTGATGAGGCCAGAGCTCATCATGAAGTCTATCATTCCTGTGGTCATGGCTGGTATCATCGCCATCTACGGGCTGGTGGTGGCCGTGCTGATAGCAAACAACATCTCAGAGAGGGTCACGCTCTACAA GAGCTTCCTTCATCTAGGCGCCGGTCTGAGCGTGGGCTTGAGCGGCCTGGCGGCCGGCTTCGCCATCGGCATCGTGGGCGACGCCGGCGTGAGAGGCACGGCCCAGCAGCCCCGCCTCTTCGTGGGCATGATCTTGATCCTGATCTTCGCCGAGGTGCTGGGGCTTTACGGCCTGATCGTGGCTCTTATCCTATCTACAAAATAA